The following proteins come from a genomic window of Fontisubflavum oceani:
- a CDS encoding PilN domain-containing protein, with translation MRRFQASSRLIVRLLQLCRAVFFAEPLARPAFFVDEVEAPIVTPRGIALPTAILSGSFEQATTKMDVCVDLFLPEESALQRTLQLPPAVEHRLDEVIKLDLIRSTPFVLGEIYTTRSKPIIENCELTVEQWIVKTATIDAVVDRLGAIGLAVKQVRLHHPLAKVPFVDLTGRLAPNQRRWQLTNIALFAGALLMLLYVWLVPSLETSNRLVSIQAENAGLLARAVDEMQALEMLESEAGEQRALTAFLFDRRRLMEALSDLTEAMPDSVWVSDLTFTPERLVLAGNTSGSAASVVLLLSEITVFADPRISGPVTRTATGEERFELTIDLLEPPS, from the coding sequence ATGAGGCGTTTTCAGGCAAGCTCTAGGCTTATTGTAAGGCTCTTGCAGCTATGTCGGGCCGTTTTCTTCGCTGAGCCTTTGGCAAGACCGGCATTTTTCGTAGATGAAGTCGAGGCGCCCATAGTCACACCCCGGGGTATCGCGCTTCCCACTGCTATTCTTAGCGGTTCGTTCGAGCAAGCAACGACCAAGATGGATGTTTGTGTCGACCTATTCTTGCCCGAAGAAAGTGCTCTGCAGCGGACCCTCCAACTTCCCCCGGCGGTAGAGCATCGACTTGACGAAGTCATCAAGCTTGATCTCATTCGATCAACGCCTTTTGTTCTTGGAGAAATCTATACTACGAGAAGTAAGCCAATCATCGAAAATTGCGAACTAACTGTAGAGCAATGGATTGTAAAAACCGCTACAATTGACGCGGTGGTAGATCGTCTGGGTGCGATTGGCCTCGCTGTGAAGCAAGTGAGATTGCATCATCCTCTTGCCAAAGTTCCGTTTGTCGATCTCACCGGGCGGCTGGCACCCAATCAGCGCCGTTGGCAATTAACCAATATTGCTCTGTTTGCTGGAGCACTCTTGATGCTTCTCTATGTTTGGTTGGTGCCAAGTTTGGAGACGTCCAATCGCCTCGTATCCATTCAGGCAGAAAACGCCGGTCTTCTCGCTCGAGCTGTTGATGAAATGCAAGCGCTCGAAATGCTGGAGAGTGAGGCTGGCGAGCAGCGCGCTTTGACGGCATTTCTGTTTGATCGCCGACGTCTCATGGAGGCTCTGTCTGATCTAACCGAGGCAATGCCAGACAGCGTATGGGTCAGTGATTTGACGTTTACACCTGAGCGACTGGTACTCGCTGGCAATACAAGTGGTTCTGCGGCATCAGTGGTCTTGTTGCTTTCAGAAATCACCGTCTTTGCCGATCCTCGGATTTCCGGCCCGGTGACGAGGACGGCAACTGGCGAGGAGCGCTTTGAACTGACTATTGATCTTCTCGAGCCGCCCTCATGA
- the gspM gene encoding type II secretion system protein GspM, whose product MKRIAKRYIWIAFALAGFTLAVVLVVVPALQWRAGIEATYENERHEQVRLIGQIRELEIRRARLSQDEGQIPLWEAARIGEANARIQQALGRIGDESGLSFQSVIPSNPGDVPLVTSVGFRVEIEGTFDRIVSLLGRLESHSPPLLIERATLRRLSRPGERSSQPLLMVQLDLHAPVDLLAVSE is encoded by the coding sequence ATGAAGCGTATCGCCAAGAGATACATTTGGATCGCGTTCGCACTTGCCGGTTTCACATTGGCCGTCGTGCTGGTCGTTGTTCCAGCCCTGCAATGGCGTGCCGGTATCGAAGCTACCTATGAAAATGAACGCCACGAACAAGTGCGGCTTATTGGTCAGATCCGAGAGCTCGAAATAAGGAGAGCCAGGTTATCCCAAGACGAAGGTCAAATACCGCTTTGGGAGGCCGCTCGCATCGGTGAAGCTAATGCGCGCATTCAACAGGCACTAGGGAGAATTGGCGACGAATCCGGGCTTTCTTTTCAATCTGTTATCCCCAGTAATCCGGGAGACGTCCCGCTTGTGACATCTGTCGGATTTCGGGTCGAAATTGAAGGGACGTTTGATCGCATCGTCTCTTTGCTGGGCCGATTGGAATCGCACAGCCCACCGCTCTTGATCGAGCGTGCAACGTTGCGTCGCCTGAGTCGTCCAGGAGAGCGCTCGTCGCAACCGCTACTAATGGTTCAACTCGATCTGCATGCACCCGTTGATTTATTGGCGGTGAGCGAATGA
- the gspD gene encoding type II secretion system secretin GspD — MSKSGRFPRVGIAIVSLFLAACGSESNQSTSPLLANQTTRGNDNANSSFATFSASLNGRSGDRRALGTGEFLGQPGGQSTRLIAASDDGSFSLNLVNVPISQAANAVLGEALERSFTVSPDVSGAITLQTTRPLSEADLLETFQTVLELNGATLEQSGDLVTIVPLSGAPQRIGVLGDPSAIDARTVAVPLQHIGTAEMIRLLAPIAGPSVGLQPIPSRGILLVSGSRGEINAAIEAINLFDVDVLSGKSVGLFRLSAAEPEAVVGELNEIFETGAGGSLEDVVTFIPSQRLGAIIVVTSRGRYLSEAERWIRDLDRAAGGIQRRPVVYALQNRDAVDLAPVLTEMLAQDSAEGTPTAGIGSARIVADDTNNSIVVWGNDTEQEAFARLIQSLDTPPVQVLLEATIAEVSLNDQLNFGLRWFFENGDLRGTFSDASNGAVAATFPGLSFTFQGASAAVAINALSSITDVNVVSSPSILVLDNQEARLQIGDEVPIATQQVRDVSDPASPIVNTISFRDTGIILTVRPRVSESGRVILDIEQEVSSVSTTTTSGIDSPTISQRRIDTSVSILNGQTIALGGLIEESRNRTNSRVPVAGEIPVLGALFRNRSDRTTRTELLILITPRGWFAVAPKRNP; from the coding sequence ATGAGTAAGTCAGGCAGATTTCCCCGAGTTGGGATTGCAATCGTCAGTCTATTCCTGGCGGCCTGCGGGTCTGAGAGTAATCAAAGCACCTCACCTCTCCTGGCAAACCAAACGACTCGTGGGAACGACAATGCAAATTCTAGTTTTGCGACATTTTCAGCCAGCTTGAACGGGAGATCCGGAGACCGCAGAGCGCTAGGAACAGGGGAGTTTTTGGGGCAACCAGGCGGCCAATCGACCCGACTGATAGCTGCGAGTGATGACGGATCCTTTTCGCTAAACCTCGTTAATGTGCCAATCTCGCAAGCCGCAAATGCAGTTTTGGGAGAGGCGCTTGAACGCAGCTTTACAGTTTCACCAGATGTTAGCGGAGCCATCACACTACAGACCACCCGTCCGCTTTCTGAGGCTGACCTACTAGAGACATTTCAGACAGTCCTGGAGTTGAACGGCGCCACGCTTGAGCAATCGGGCGATCTCGTTACGATTGTCCCGCTATCAGGCGCTCCACAACGCATCGGCGTTTTGGGGGACCCATCTGCGATAGATGCCAGAACAGTTGCCGTACCCCTCCAGCATATCGGAACCGCTGAGATGATCCGTCTGTTGGCGCCGATTGCTGGTCCGTCTGTAGGGCTGCAACCCATTCCAAGCCGCGGTATTCTGTTGGTCTCGGGCTCACGCGGCGAAATCAATGCAGCGATCGAGGCAATCAATCTCTTTGACGTTGATGTCTTGAGTGGAAAATCCGTCGGCCTATTCCGGCTGTCGGCCGCTGAGCCGGAAGCCGTTGTGGGTGAACTTAACGAGATTTTTGAGACCGGAGCCGGCGGCAGCCTCGAGGACGTTGTGACTTTTATTCCATCACAACGATTGGGCGCCATCATCGTCGTCACCTCGCGAGGGCGCTACCTAAGTGAAGCAGAGCGATGGATTCGTGATCTTGATCGAGCTGCAGGGGGCATCCAAAGACGACCTGTCGTCTACGCGCTGCAAAATCGTGACGCTGTTGATCTTGCACCCGTCCTAACCGAAATGCTCGCACAGGATTCGGCAGAGGGCACCCCAACCGCTGGTATTGGAAGCGCTCGTATAGTAGCGGATGACACGAACAACTCGATTGTGGTGTGGGGGAACGATACTGAGCAAGAAGCATTCGCGCGCTTGATCCAATCACTCGATACGCCACCTGTTCAGGTTCTGCTTGAGGCGACCATCGCGGAGGTGAGCCTCAATGATCAACTCAATTTCGGTTTACGCTGGTTCTTCGAGAACGGCGACCTGAGGGGAACGTTCTCGGATGCATCTAATGGAGCCGTCGCCGCCACGTTTCCTGGGTTGTCCTTCACATTTCAAGGCGCGTCCGCAGCGGTTGCCATAAACGCACTGTCCTCAATCACCGATGTGAACGTCGTTTCATCTCCGAGTATTCTTGTCCTCGACAACCAAGAAGCGCGGTTGCAGATCGGCGACGAAGTTCCGATTGCAACACAGCAGGTTCGGGATGTTTCGGATCCTGCATCCCCAATCGTGAACACGATTTCCTTTCGGGATACCGGTATCATTCTGACAGTGCGACCTCGCGTGTCGGAATCCGGGCGCGTTATCCTCGATATCGAGCAAGAGGTGAGTAGCGTTTCGACCACCACAACATCTGGCATCGATAGCCCGACGATCTCCCAGCGGCGGATCGATACCAGCGTCTCGATACTGAATGGTCAGACAATTGCGCTAGGCGGTTTGATCGAAGAGAGTCGCAATAGGACCAATTCTCGCGTGCCGGTTGCTGGAGAGATCCCAGTGCTTGGTGCGCTGTTTCGCAATCGCAGTGATCGCACGACAAGAACGGAGTTGCTGATTTTGATCACGCCGCGCGGGTGGTTCGCAGTGGCGCCGAAGCGCAATCCGTAA
- a CDS encoding type II secretion system F family protein, which yields MPSYSYTAINSDGLTETSSLRAADLGDALSILSSHGLTPIAVKEGHTVDSWWNRDITSLGASRSARSQDLEDFFNTFSVLLKAKLPLTNALRFCEDRSRRRAFRRDLRSIRDAVENGASLSGSARADRCCVPAAVSGIARAWRESE from the coding sequence ATGCCGAGCTATAGCTACACAGCAATCAATAGTGATGGTTTGACAGAAACAAGCTCTCTGCGGGCGGCGGACTTGGGCGATGCCCTCTCCATTTTGTCGTCACACGGCCTTACGCCAATTGCAGTCAAAGAGGGTCATACGGTAGATTCTTGGTGGAACCGTGACATCACCTCTCTCGGCGCCAGCCGATCAGCTCGGTCGCAAGACCTGGAAGACTTCTTTAACACGTTTTCAGTTCTGCTTAAGGCAAAGCTACCCCTGACCAATGCGTTACGCTTCTGCGAAGATCGCAGCCGACGGCGTGCGTTTCGTAGGGATTTGCGCAGCATTCGCGATGCAGTTGAAAATGGCGCTTCTCTATCTGGAAGCGCTCGCGCAGATCGGTGCTGTGTTCCCGCTGCGGTATCGGGTATTGCTCGAGCTTGGCGAGAAAGCGAATGA
- a CDS encoding type II secretion system F family protein: MALLYLEALAQIGAVFPLRYRVLLELGEKANDLEKASADAADMLRQEGSYRRQIISALVYPSILAVVSLLVLGVLVFILAPTLAPVFDAMGRTPPLMIRVLSALNETLTSNSAILILPIGCLLALAGFLTTKSGKVLKAIRNIVPMAKRYHRQRQTYQLCRTMAVLLKSGAPLLQTLEAVSASITDVEFANHIGRVKDEVSAGAELEEVLGRSDLIDPIARALLQVGHQANALPDVLKIVADDLGAKTNETTARAVKLVTPILTLLIGLGVGSVILSTLSAIMDLNDIAF, translated from the coding sequence ATGGCGCTTCTCTATCTGGAAGCGCTCGCGCAGATCGGTGCTGTGTTCCCGCTGCGGTATCGGGTATTGCTCGAGCTTGGCGAGAAAGCGAATGACCTTGAAAAGGCATCAGCCGATGCCGCCGATATGTTGCGACAAGAAGGAAGCTATCGCCGACAGATCATTTCAGCACTTGTTTACCCAAGTATACTTGCCGTTGTATCTTTGCTGGTCTTGGGGGTTTTGGTCTTTATTCTTGCACCCACTTTGGCGCCCGTCTTCGACGCTATGGGGCGCACGCCACCTCTGATGATCCGGGTCTTATCTGCATTGAATGAAACACTTACATCCAACTCGGCAATCTTGATACTGCCGATTGGTTGTCTGCTCGCTCTGGCAGGATTTTTAACTACGAAGTCTGGTAAAGTCTTGAAGGCGATCCGTAACATCGTACCGATGGCCAAAAGGTATCACCGGCAGCGTCAAACGTATCAGCTTTGCCGAACCATGGCCGTTCTACTGAAGAGCGGGGCGCCTCTTCTACAGACGCTAGAGGCCGTTTCTGCGTCCATAACGGATGTGGAATTCGCGAACCATATCGGGAGAGTGAAAGATGAGGTGTCAGCAGGCGCAGAACTGGAAGAGGTATTGGGACGAAGCGACCTCATAGATCCGATAGCGCGTGCCTTGCTACAAGTCGGACACCAAGCAAATGCGTTGCCAGATGTTCTCAAGATTGTAGCAGACGACCTTGGGGCAAAAACCAACGAGACTACCGCGCGCGCCGTCAAACTGGTGACGCCAATCCTGACTCTTCTCATCGGCCTTGGGGTCGGATCAGTTATCCTGTCGACACTTTCCGCCATTATGGATCTAAATGACATCGCATTCTGA